One genomic segment of Ricinus communis isolate WT05 ecotype wild-type chromosome 5, ASM1957865v1, whole genome shotgun sequence includes these proteins:
- the LOC8277310 gene encoding probable inactive ATP-dependent zinc metalloprotease FTSHI 3, chloroplastic has translation MATFSVVCNNGLLTNKQNLELYDGKFKSLRRYTTVCYNGSVYSNSRYLMLSRDGFRLLYNGKSEVPLLGFCVCCKSQHGLFCHSKRMLMNGDRGNEETHLRKIVNNGVKKRLFSLRLRPRLRLLTRRLKRVSLRSMLNDFGMFLKKNIRRLTLYASITVALGMCYLFLRLTAVPSPKIVPYSELISSLQSGSVTKVLLEEGSRRIYYNIKSQGIENTENSEEINVSNENEAHVVARGGIVSTSGRASKLDLLKKFSDTRASTPEWQYSTRKIDHDEKFLLSVMREKGTVYGSAPQSVLMSMRSVLITIISLWIPLTPLMWLLYRQLSAANSPAKKPRFNSRMVNFDDVEGVDAAKIELMEIVSCMQGAINYQKLGAKIPRGVLLVGPPGTGKTLLARAVAGEAGVPFFSVSASEFVELFVGRGAARIRDLFKVARKSAPSIIFIDELDAVGGKRGRSFNDERDQTLNQLLTEMDGFESDMKVVVIAATNRPEALDQALCRPGRFSRKVLVGEPDEEGREKILSVHLRGVPLEEDTDLICNLVASLTPGFVGADLANIVNEAALLAARRGGETVTREDIMEAIERAKFGINDRQLGPTAISKELGKLFPWIPSLMRRNNTGQDGLQGPLGYQTLS, from the exons ATGGCTACTTTTTCTGTTGTTTGTAATAATGGGTTATTGACTAATAAACAGAATTTAGAACTTTATGATGGAAAGTTCAAGTCTTTGAGGAGATACACAACTGTTTGTTATAATGGCTCGGTTTATAGCAATTCCCGCTATTTAATGCTTTCTAGGGATGGGTTTAGGTTACTTTATAATGGAAAAAGTGAAGTTCCTTTGTTGGGTTTTTGTGTCTGTTGCAAGTCTCAACATGGATTGTTTTGTCACAGTAAAAGAATGTTGATGAATGGAGATAGAGGAAATGAGGAAAcccatttgagaaaaatagttaataatggTGTGAAGAAGAGATTATTTTCATTGAGGTTAAGACCAAGATTGCGACTACTCACTAGAAGATTGAAGAGAGTTTCACTGAGGTCAATGTTAAATGATTTTGGAATGttcttgaaaaagaatataagaagATTAACACTTTATGCTTCAATTACTGTTGCACTTGGTATGTGCTACTTGTTTTTGAGGTTAACTGCAGTTCCTTCTCCAAAGATCGTTCCATATTCAGAATTGATATCAAGCCTTCAAAGTGGTTCTGTTACAAAAGTTTTACTTGAAGAAGGATCTCGTCGCATATATTACAACATCAAATCTCAAGGAATTGAAAATACTGAAAATTCAGAAGAGATAAATGtttcaaatgaaaatgaagCTCATGTAGTTGCAAGAGGAGGTATTGTGAGTACCAGTGGTAGAGCATCAAAATTAGATTTGTTGAAGAAATTTTCAGATACTCGAGCTTCTACTCCTGAGTGGCAGTATTCTACGAGGAAAATAGACCATGATGAGAAATTTCTTCTTAGTGTAATGAGAGAAAAGGGAACAGTGTATGGCTCAGCCCCTCAATCAGTTCTGATGTCTATGAGGAGCGTGTTGATAACAATAATATCTCTGTGGATTCCTTTAACCCCTTTGATGTGGCTTTTGTACCGTCAACTTTCTGCTGCCAACAGCCCTGCGAAGAAGCCTCGATTTAATAGTCGAATGGTCAATTTTGATGATGTGGAGGGTGTTGATGCTGCTAAGATAGAGCTTATGGAG ATAGTTTCATGCATGCAAGGAGCTATAAACTATCAAAAACTAGGAGCAAAGATACCTAGAGGTGTGTTACTTGTCGGTCCTCCAGGAACAGGTAAAACATTGCTGGCCCGTGCAGTTGCTGGAGAAGCAGGAGTGCCATTTTTCAGTGTTTCTGCCAGTGAATTTGTGGAGCTGTTTGTTGGAAGAGGAGCAGCACGCATTAGAGATCTCTTTAAAGTGGCAAGGAAAAGTGCTCCATCAATCATTTTCATTGATGAACTCGATGCAGTTGGAGGAAAACGTGGTAGAAGTTTCAATGATGAGCGTGACCAAACACTAAACCAG TTGTTGACAGAAATGGACGGATTTGAGTCGGACATGAAAGTGGTTGTTATTGCGGCAACCAACAGGCCAGAAGCATTGGATCAAGCCCTTTGCAGGCCTGGTCGCTTTTCAAGAAAGGTACTTGTAGGAGAACCAGATGAAGAAGGAAGGGAAAAGATCCTCAGTGTACATTTGAGAGGCGTTCCTCTAGAAGAAGACACAGATCTTATCTGTAATCTAGTTGCTTCTCTGACACCAGGTTTTGTTGGAGCTGATCTTGCAAACATTGTCAATGAAGCTGCATTACTTGCTGCTCGGAGAG GTGGTGAGACTGTGACAAGGGAAGATATAATGGAAGCGATTGAGAGAGCAAAGTTTGGGATCAATGATAGGCAGCTGGGGCCTACTGCAATAAGCAAGGAGCTTGGGAAACTTTTCCCATGGATACCATCTTTAATGAGAAGGAATAACACAGGACAAGATGGTTTGCAAGGGCCTTTAGGTTACCAGACTCTGAGCTGA